TTAAAGCTTTATCAAGCGTATTTTTGTAAAGTGAGGTTGTGCCCGATGTGCAATTGGCGAAGGTCACTTAAAATTGCCTTTCAAAATAAAAAAATTGTTCAAGCGGTGAATGAGCGAGAAAAAGTGAAGTGGGTGTTTCTTACTCTCACGGTGCGTAATGTTGAAGGTGAAGAACTAAAACCTACGATGGATCAGATGACGAAAGCATGGAATCGTTTTGCAGGCTATGCAAGATTTAAAAAGTCGGTGCGTGGCTATTTTCGGGCTATGGAAGTAACTCGGAATTGGGATAAGGAAAGTGAGTGGTATGGTACGTATCATCCTCATTTCCACGTGTTGTTAGCTGTGCCAAATGATTATTTTGGTCGTAATTATATTAAGCAAACTGAATGGACAAGCATGTGGCAAAAAGCTATGCAAATTGATTACAAACCGATTGTTCATGTAGCAAAGGTTAAGCCTAAAAAAGAATCACCTGATTTTGTGGAAATGGAGCAAGAAGTGAGAAAAACGATTCTTGAACAAAATGCTATTTTCGAAGTTTCCAAGTATCCAGTGAAAGATACAGATGTGATACGAGGGAATAAAGTGACAGATGAAAATATACAGACGGTCAAGGACTTAGATAAGGCATTGGCTTATAAGCGATTAATTTCTTACGGTGGTATTTTGAAAGAAATTCATAAGGAATTACAATTAAGCGATGCCGAGGATGGCGATTTAATCCATATTGATGATGATTCAGACGAGGTTGCAAATGGTGCTGTTGATGTGATGGCATATTGGCATGTTGGATTGAATAATTACGTAATTTCTAGGAGGGAAACAAATGGTTAAGCCAGGTGATTTATATTATTACTGCCCCGGGTGTA
Above is a genomic segment from Sporosarcina sp. FSL K6-1508 containing:
- a CDS encoding protein rep encodes the protein MSLYPDSSTGIKEQSSTCVQKDVELLRDLNAKGEERDWKGKKKRSILMAKHLEAVEALAKKAERMYDCGNYLVFKMKDGRLKLYQAYFCKVRLCPMCNWRRSLKIAFQNKKIVQAVNEREKVKWVFLTLTVRNVEGEELKPTMDQMTKAWNRFAGYARFKKSVRGYFRAMEVTRNWDKESEWYGTYHPHFHVLLAVPNDYFGRNYIKQTEWTSMWQKAMQIDYKPIVHVAKVKPKKESPDFVEMEQEVRKTILEQNAIFEVSKYPVKDTDVIRGNKVTDENIQTVKDLDKALAYKRLISYGGILKEIHKELQLSDAEDGDLIHIDDDSDEVANGAVDVMAYWHVGLNNYVISRRETNG